A genomic window from Pseudomonadota bacterium includes:
- the asnB gene encoding asparagine synthase (glutamine-hydrolyzing) codes for MCGIAGIFRTDGVSPAPARLDGLADSLGHRGPDGRGRYVKGPVGLVHTRLAIIDLETGDQPLLHPNGCVLIANGEIYNYVELREALPGAVFRTRSDCEPLLHLYAKEGLGFVGRLRGMYGLALYDPTEERLVLARDPFGIKPLYYAETAEGFVFASEPQALIKSGCVAPNLRPQSQRELLQLQFTTGAETIFEGIRRVLPGELLVVEKGRLTHRQRLAALPEGAPQPMAEAEALDRLETALRGSVEVHQRSDVPYGLFFSGGIDSSAILALMAELNERPVAAFTAGFPDTRAKDERDHARALAGTVGAEFVEVEFTENDFWRHLPEIVAAMDDPAADYAILPTWKLAAQASHGLKVVLCGEGGDEIFGGYGRYRSAMRPAWLGGRRLRTRGVFDGLGVLRAAPKGWRDGLAAAEAASLSGGRTRLQAAQALDCADWLPNDLLTKLDRCLMIHGVEGRTPFLDREVAAAAFRLPDDLKVRGGLGKWALRKWLAGKLPSAKPFSEKRGFTVPVAEWISRQGTRLGPLVAARPAIRELCAAGAVEDLFRAREKRAGFAAWLLLFYALWHRRHVEGLEDRGDVFEILGQRP; via the coding sequence ATGTGCGGGATCGCCGGCATCTTCCGAACGGATGGCGTCTCGCCCGCGCCCGCTCGCCTGGACGGGCTGGCGGACAGCCTTGGCCATCGCGGACCGGACGGCCGCGGACGCTATGTGAAGGGGCCGGTCGGCCTGGTCCACACCCGTCTTGCGATCATCGACCTTGAGACGGGCGATCAGCCGCTTTTGCACCCGAACGGGTGTGTCCTGATCGCCAACGGCGAGATTTACAATTACGTTGAACTGCGCGAGGCGTTGCCGGGAGCGGTTTTCCGCACGCGCTCGGATTGCGAGCCGTTGCTTCACCTCTACGCGAAGGAAGGCCTCGGCTTTGTCGGCCGCTTGCGCGGGATGTACGGGCTTGCCCTTTACGATCCGACGGAAGAAAGGCTCGTCCTCGCCCGCGATCCCTTCGGCATCAAACCGCTTTACTATGCGGAAACAGCGGAAGGCTTTGTCTTCGCCTCCGAGCCGCAAGCCCTGATCAAAAGCGGTTGCGTGGCACCTAACCTGCGTCCGCAAAGCCAGCGCGAGCTTCTTCAGCTCCAGTTTACAACCGGGGCCGAGACGATCTTCGAAGGCATCCGCCGCGTGCTGCCGGGCGAGCTTCTCGTCGTCGAGAAGGGCCGCCTCACCCATCGCCAGCGTCTGGCCGCCCTTCCCGAAGGCGCGCCGCAGCCGATGGCGGAAGCGGAAGCCCTGGACCGGCTGGAGACGGCGCTTCGCGGCAGCGTCGAGGTGCACCAGCGTTCCGACGTGCCCTACGGCCTTTTCTTTTCCGGCGGCATCGACTCCTCGGCCATCCTCGCCCTTATGGCGGAGTTGAATGAACGGCCCGTCGCCGCTTTCACGGCCGGCTTTCCCGATACGCGCGCGAAGGACGAACGCGATCACGCGCGTGCGCTGGCCGGAACCGTCGGCGCCGAATTCGTCGAGGTTGAGTTTACGGAAAACGACTTCTGGCGGCATCTGCCGGAGATTGTGGCGGCGATGGACGATCCGGCCGCCGATTACGCGATTCTGCCCACCTGGAAGCTTGCCGCGCAGGCAAGCCACGGGCTTAAGGTCGTGCTGTGCGGGGAAGGCGGCGACGAAATTTTCGGCGGCTATGGCCGCTATCGAAGTGCCATGCGCCCGGCCTGGCTGGGCGGTCGCCGCCTTCGCACGCGCGGGGTTTTCGACGGGCTGGGCGTGCTCCGCGCCGCGCCCAAAGGCTGGCGGGACGGCCTCGCGGCGGCCGAGGCGGCAAGCCTGTCCGGCGGCCGCACGCGGTTGCAGGCGGCGCAGGCCCTCGACTGCGCGGACTGGCTGCCGAATGACCTGCTGACCAAACTCGACCGTTGCCTGATGATTCACGGGGTCGAAGGGCGGACCCCTTTCCTTGACCGCGAGGTGGCGGCGGCGGCCTTCCGCCTGCCCGACGATCTGAAGGTGCGGGGGGGTCTCGGCAAATGGGCGCTTCGGAAATGGCTGGCCGGAAAGCTGCCGTCCGCCAAGCCCTTTTCCGAAAAGCGCGGCTTCACGGTGCCGGTCGCCGAATGGATTTCGCGGCAAGGTACGAGACTCGGGCCACTGGTTGCCGCCCGCCCCGCCATCCGGGAGCTTTGCGCGGCGGGTGCCGTTGAGGATCTGTTCCGGGCCCGGGAGAAGCGGGCCGGTTTCGCCGCCTGGCTTCTCCTTTTCTATGCGCTTTGGCATCGCCGGCACGTCGAGGGCCTGGAAGACCGGGGCGATGTCTTCGAAATTCTGGGGCAGCGGCCGTGA